A genomic region of Miscanthus floridulus cultivar M001 chromosome 3, ASM1932011v1, whole genome shotgun sequence contains the following coding sequences:
- the LOC136545540 gene encoding uncharacterized protein At5g01610-like encodes MASQAIESHRAGAEVVTGDAACRKKSIELLEELGLPKGLLPMEDIQEFGYNRETGFMWLVQGKKKVDHTFNKIKQTVAFAAEVTAFVEKGKLRNIIGVKTKELMLWLSVVEVYVPEASPEKVTFKTGTGLSDTFEATAFALGQ; translated from the exons ATGGCCTCCCAGGCCATCGAGAGCCACCGTGCAGGTGCAGAGGTCGTCACCGGAGACGCCGCGTGCAGGAAGAAGTCCATTGAGCTGCTGGAGGAGCTCGGCCTGCCCAAGGGCCTGCTTCCAATGGAGGAC ATCCAGGAGTTCGGGTACAACCGAGAGACAGGGTTCATGTGGCTGGTGCaggggaagaagaaggtggacCACACGTTCAATAAGATCAAGCAGACGGTGGCATTTGCCGCCGAGGTCACGGCGTTCGTCGAGAAGGGCAAGCTGAGGAACATCATTGGcgtcaagaccaaggaactgatgctCTGGCTCAGCGTCGTCGAGGTATATGTTCCCGAGGCATCGCCAGAGAAAGTCACCTTCAAGACCGGCACTGGCCTGTCTGACACCTTCGAGGCCACTGCATTTGCACTCGGACAGTAA